The following nucleotide sequence is from Campylobacter coli 76339.
TTTAAAAAACTCCTTGCTTGCAATTTGGATTTTAAAGAATTTGACTGGCTTGAGAATCAAGGCTTGAGTGATTTTGAGCTTTTAATTTCTGTGATTCTAACCCAAAATACAAAATGGGATAATGTCTTAAAGGCGTTAAATAACTTAAAAAATGCACAAATTTCAAGCTTAGAGCAGCTTTTAAATTTATCCAACCTAGAACTTGCTACACTGATAAAACCAAGTGGATTTTACAATACTAAAGCCAAGCGTTTAAAAGAGTTAGCAAGTAAGATTTTAGATACTTATAGCGATATAGAAAATTTTAAGAAAAATGTAGATCGAGAATGGCTTTTAAATACTAAAGGTTTGGGTTTTGAAAGTGTGGATAGTATTTTAAATTATCTTTGCAAAAGAGAAATTTTG
It contains:
- a CDS encoding Endonuclease III, yielding MNGADIFKKLLACNLDFKEFDWLENQGLSDFELLISVILTQNTKWDNVLKALNNLKNAQISSLEQLLNLSNLELATLIKPSGFYNTKAKRLKELASKILDTYSDIENFKKNVDREWLLNTKGLGFESVDSILNYLCKREILVVDSYTQRLATHLGYEFENYEELREFFESGIENEQENLCQILEKKYELFELYQIFHAAIIAFGKVAFKGVKLTLEGENLIQNLKEE